In one Corythoichthys intestinalis isolate RoL2023-P3 chromosome 16, ASM3026506v1, whole genome shotgun sequence genomic region, the following are encoded:
- the LOC130904326 gene encoding C-X-C motif chemokine 2-like, which yields MMRKVIINAMVVLLTVNEAMLPKSLAVELLCRCNQTESRPIGRHIEKVELIPANSHCQETEIIATLKVTGQVVCLDPEAPWVKKIRERILND from the exons atgatgagaaaagtgatcaTCAATGCTATGGTGGTCCTGCTGACCGTCAATGAAG CAATGCTTCCCAAAAGCTTAGCAGTTGAGCTGCTCTGCCGTTGCAACCAGACAGAGAGCAGGCCCATTGGCCGCCACATCGAAAAGGTGGAGCTGATCCCTGCCAACTCCCATTGCCAGGAGACAGAGATCAT TGCTACCCTTAAAGTCACCGGCCAGGTGGTGTGCCTTGACCCCGAGGCTCCTTGGGTGAAGAAAATCAGGGAGAGGATTCTTAATGATTAG